The following are encoded together in the Oceanobacillus zhaokaii genome:
- a CDS encoding C45 family autoproteolytic acyltransferase/hydolase → MKRIYSDIIQFRGSHYDFGFMQGEQLRDSLTTLNRERIWKLRKPKFSVDENETKNALMKFAPGMWEEIQGMKDALKMPMQDILRDFGGYRIAIERSGCSIFTGKDFLVRNYDFHPKTYEGRFSIFQPTDTGFASIGPAQRITGRMDGMNEKGLAMGYNAIHRKKPGDGFVCWMIGRMILENCANVEEVKALLNEIPHRHSFSYIVLDPNGETYIIETSPRLVSVRKSNACTNHFEDMTDENRRHLDDSHKRLNAILEQKDGATDAYTAFRMMNDTDKGVFSKEYKSWAGTIHTSVYLPKERQAWIALGGDQEPVKFDFATWIQGKDIQEKRIYGEVDTNLGFAHMDHEVR, encoded by the coding sequence ATGAAACGAATTTATAGTGATATTATCCAATTTCGGGGCAGTCATTATGATTTTGGATTCATGCAGGGGGAGCAATTAAGAGATTCATTAACGACTCTGAATCGTGAAAGAATATGGAAGCTCAGGAAACCGAAGTTTTCGGTCGATGAAAATGAAACTAAAAATGCATTAATGAAATTTGCACCCGGTATGTGGGAAGAAATTCAAGGAATGAAAGATGCGCTTAAGATGCCGATGCAGGACATTTTACGTGATTTTGGTGGTTACCGAATCGCAATTGAACGTAGTGGCTGTTCGATCTTTACTGGAAAGGATTTCTTAGTACGAAATTATGACTTTCACCCGAAAACCTATGAAGGTCGGTTCAGCATTTTTCAACCGACAGATACTGGATTTGCTAGTATCGGCCCTGCACAACGGATTACCGGGCGTATGGACGGGATGAATGAAAAAGGACTTGCGATGGGCTATAATGCAATTCACCGTAAGAAACCCGGTGACGGATTCGTTTGCTGGATGATCGGTCGGATGATATTAGAAAACTGTGCAAATGTGGAGGAAGTAAAAGCTCTTCTAAACGAGATTCCGCACCGTCATTCGTTTAGCTACATTGTGTTGGACCCGAATGGAGAAACCTACATCATTGAAACAAGTCCAAGATTAGTTTCGGTGCGTAAATCGAATGCATGCACAAATCATTTTGAAGACATGACAGACGAGAATCGCCGTCATTTGGATGACTCTCATAAACGCTTAAATGCTATTTTAGAGCAAAAGGATGGAGCAACAGATGCATATACAGCATTTCGTATGATGAATGATACCGATAAAGGTGTGTTTTCCAAGGAATATAAAAGCTGGGCAGGAACAATCCATACTTCCGTCTATTTGCCAAAAGAAAGACAAGCGTGGATTGCACTTGGCGGAGACCAAGAACCAGTCAAATTTGATTTTGCAACATGGATTCAAGGAAAAGACATACAGGAAAAGAGAATTTATGGTGAGGTAGATACTAATCTTGGATTTGCGCATATGGATCATGAGGTGCGCTAA
- a CDS encoding FtsX-like permease family protein → MSINQLILRNLRKNIRNYYLYVFALIFSVALYFAFVTLQYDPSMDEVEGGIKGAAAIRVGSILLITIVTVFLIYANNLFIKRRSKEIGLLQLVGLTKGKIFQILSIENMLLYFGSLLIGIFLGFSSSKLVMMILIKILDVEETAVLRFSSEALLQTIVVFAGIYAVILVMNAIFIKRQRILSLFNRASSREGKRRRVSIVEMIVGIIGLALISLGYYLSTKLFGGDFMMMEQLFIVMVIILASVIIGTYLFYKGSISFIFNLIRKKNEGYLTVNKVLSLSSIMFRMKSNSFLLTVITTVSALAIGLLSLTYISYYSIEKNADSNIIQDFSIPNLAHAAQFTKALEEEQIEYTRTEINLLNVNADISEIAGGLEELNLKDEDLLAPMVVIPENWVEEIVLAENESVFVNNNNALQAFLSFKETGKITLAGKNNTVELNFIGFKDKNVVPMRLTNGGLPIAVVDDAVYQQLAEDIDPSIQGEFSVHVGININDDREVKKADSIFQEQGISEWAGHESRIEYVKLQKQILGIGLFVVGFLGIAFLITSGCILYFKQMDESEEEKGSYTILRKLGFTKEDLLNGIKVKQTFNFGIPLLIGLCHSYFAVKSGWFFFGTELWTPMIIVMVLYTLLYSIFGMLSVSYSKRVISESL, encoded by the coding sequence ATGAGTATTAATCAACTCATCCTCCGTAACTTACGGAAAAATATCAGAAACTATTATCTTTATGTATTCGCCCTTATCTTTAGTGTTGCGTTATATTTTGCCTTTGTTACGTTACAGTATGACCCGTCTATGGATGAAGTGGAAGGGGGAATAAAAGGCGCAGCAGCAATTCGGGTTGGTTCTATCCTGTTAATCACCATTGTAACGGTGTTTCTCATCTATGCAAATAATTTATTTATCAAACGAAGAAGTAAAGAAATAGGGCTATTGCAATTAGTTGGATTAACAAAAGGAAAGATATTTCAAATTCTCAGTATTGAAAATATGCTGCTTTATTTTGGATCCTTGTTAATTGGTATTTTCCTCGGTTTTAGTTCGTCTAAATTAGTCATGATGATTCTAATTAAAATTTTAGATGTAGAAGAAACCGCTGTTTTAAGATTTTCATCAGAAGCGCTACTTCAGACCATTGTTGTTTTTGCAGGAATCTATGCTGTTATCTTAGTCATGAATGCTATTTTCATTAAAAGGCAACGTATTTTGTCATTGTTCAATCGGGCATCCTCAAGAGAAGGAAAAAGGCGTCGAGTGTCAATTGTAGAAATGATTGTTGGTATTATTGGGTTAGCTCTCATCAGTCTGGGCTACTATTTATCGACAAAGCTCTTCGGTGGGGATTTTATGATGATGGAGCAATTATTTATAGTGATGGTGATCATTCTAGCATCTGTCATTATCGGAACCTATCTTTTTTATAAAGGATCGATTAGCTTCATATTTAATCTGATACGAAAAAAGAATGAAGGCTACTTAACGGTAAATAAAGTACTGTCACTTTCGTCCATCATGTTTCGGATGAAATCAAATTCCTTTTTATTAACAGTAATTACAACTGTTTCCGCTCTTGCTATTGGTTTATTATCGTTAACATATATTTCTTATTATTCAATAGAGAAAAATGCGGACAGCAATATTATTCAAGATTTTTCTATTCCTAATTTAGCGCATGCTGCACAATTTACAAAAGCACTAGAGGAGGAGCAAATTGAGTATACGCGAACGGAAATAAACCTTTTAAATGTGAATGCGGATATATCGGAAATCGCCGGAGGACTTGAAGAATTAAACTTAAAAGATGAAGATCTTCTCGCACCAATGGTCGTTATCCCAGAGAATTGGGTAGAAGAAATTGTTCTTGCTGAAAATGAGTCTGTATTTGTAAATAATAACAATGCATTACAAGCATTTCTGTCCTTTAAAGAAACTGGAAAAATTACTTTAGCTGGGAAAAATAATACAGTTGAGTTGAATTTTATCGGTTTTAAAGATAAGAATGTAGTGCCTATGCGTTTAACAAATGGTGGACTTCCTATTGCCGTTGTTGACGATGCTGTTTATCAGCAATTAGCAGAGGATATAGATCCATCGATTCAAGGAGAGTTCTCTGTCCATGTTGGCATTAATATTAATGATGACCGGGAAGTGAAAAAAGCAGACAGCATTTTCCAAGAACAAGGTATAAGTGAATGGGCGGGACATGAATCAAGAATTGAATATGTTAAATTGCAGAAACAAATTTTAGGGATAGGTCTGTTTGTTGTTGGTTTTTTAGGTATAGCCTTCTTAATCACCTCTGGCTGTATTCTTTACTTTAAACAGATGGATGAAAGTGAAGAGGAGAAGGGGAGTTATACAATTTTACGAAAACTAGGCTTTACGAAGGAAGATCTACTAAATGGAATTAAAGTGAAGCAGACCTTCAATTTTGGGATTCCATTATTGATCGGACTTTGTCATAGTTACTTTGCAGTAAAATCTGGTTGGTTCTTTTTTGGAACGGAGCTATGGACTCCAATGATTATCGTGATGGTCCTTTATACGTTACTTTATTCTATCTTCGGTATGTTATCTGTGTCATATAGTAAGCGTGTGATAAGCGAGTCATTATAG
- a CDS encoding response regulator transcription factor, translating into MFKIMLIEDDASLYHEIHERLTQWSYAVYGIDNFNLVMEEFAKVEPDLVIIDIQLPKFDGFHWCRMIRSHSKVPIIFLSSRDHPTDMVMSMQLGADDFIQKPFHFDVLIAKIQAILRRVYNYNQPQETSLRTWNGATIDFLQNSVSNAKGNITLTKNEIYILRILVEHKNRIVSREDIMKSLWEDERFVSDNTLTVNVNRLRKRLGEIGLSEWIETKVGQGYIAIEEDLHDD; encoded by the coding sequence ATGTTTAAAATTATGTTAATTGAAGATGATGCGAGTCTTTATCATGAAATACATGAGAGGCTGACACAGTGGTCATATGCAGTATATGGTATTGATAATTTTAACTTAGTAATGGAGGAATTCGCAAAGGTTGAGCCGGATTTGGTAATTATTGATATTCAGCTGCCGAAATTCGATGGCTTTCACTGGTGCAGAATGATTCGCTCCCATTCGAAAGTGCCGATTATTTTTCTATCTTCCCGTGATCATCCGACAGATATGGTGATGTCGATGCAGCTTGGTGCGGACGATTTTATTCAGAAGCCGTTTCATTTTGACGTACTTATTGCCAAAATCCAGGCTATTCTCAGGCGTGTTTATAATTATAATCAGCCCCAGGAAACCTCCTTACGAACATGGAATGGTGCAACAATTGATTTCTTGCAAAACTCGGTTAGCAATGCGAAAGGGAACATTACGTTAACCAAAAATGAAATATACATACTAAGAATACTAGTGGAGCATAAAAACCGAATTGTAAGTCGGGAGGACATAATGAAAAGTCTTTGGGAAGATGAGCGTTTTGTAAGTGATAATACGCTAACGGTCAATGTGAATCGATTGCGAAAACGGTTGGGAGAAATTGGATTAAGTGAATGGATTGAAACGAAGGTAGGTCAAGGGTATATCGCAATAGAAGAGGATTTACATGATGATTAA
- a CDS encoding sensor histidine kinase, producing the protein MIKQYLAERRGWIFLFLSLQALFLFISYVDSAIQVSSILYIVLLSFIVFILFLIVRYNRETAYYKSLKEWYPGIDTKTIREAERPLEKIVERALRLQTESYLLETNQNLTEIEQEKDDLLSWIHEVKTPLTTMQLMIDRLEEPVLKSQLMNEWLRIHLLLDQQLHQKKIPFMENDVYVEKAALEPLIFTEIKALQSWCFQKGIGFDVLFEIKEVLTDTKWLGFMVRQLLTNAIKYSEGADIKIHSFIKDGLVHLQIKDAGRGIDPRDLPRIFDKGFTSTKNHKDNAATGMGLYLTKKVAAELNIHIDVQSKLNEGTTFTLSFAKKNEFLKLTSM; encoded by the coding sequence ATGATTAAGCAATATCTTGCAGAAAGAAGAGGATGGATTTTTCTATTTCTCAGTTTACAAGCGTTGTTTCTTTTTATCAGTTATGTTGATTCAGCTATTCAAGTCTCGTCGATTCTCTACATCGTTTTATTATCATTTATCGTCTTTATATTGTTCCTCATCGTCCGTTATAATCGGGAAACAGCATATTACAAAAGCTTAAAAGAATGGTATCCGGGCATCGACACGAAGACGATAAGAGAGGCAGAAAGACCTCTGGAAAAAATTGTGGAGCGAGCGCTGAGGCTTCAGACTGAATCATATCTCCTAGAAACGAATCAGAATTTAACAGAGATTGAGCAGGAAAAGGATGATTTATTATCCTGGATTCATGAAGTGAAAACACCGTTAACGACAATGCAATTAATGATTGATCGCCTAGAGGAGCCAGTATTAAAATCGCAGCTGATGAATGAGTGGCTTAGAATCCATTTATTACTTGATCAGCAATTACATCAAAAAAAGATTCCATTTATGGAAAACGATGTATACGTTGAAAAAGCTGCACTAGAACCCCTCATTTTTACTGAGATAAAAGCATTGCAGTCATGGTGCTTTCAAAAAGGGATTGGATTTGACGTTTTATTCGAAATAAAGGAAGTTCTGACAGATACAAAATGGTTAGGCTTCATGGTTCGACAGTTACTTACAAATGCGATTAAATATAGTGAGGGAGCAGATATTAAGATTCATAGTTTCATAAAGGATGGCTTAGTCCATTTACAAATCAAGGATGCAGGACGTGGAATTGATCCAAGAGATTTACCACGTATATTTGATAAAGGATTTACTTCAACAAAAAATCATAAAGATAATGCTGCAACAGGAATGGGGCTTTACCTAACAAAGAAAGTTGCAGCAGAATTAAACATACATATTGATGTCCAATCAAAATTAAATGAAGGAACGACATTTACGCTATCCTTTGCCAAAAAGAATGAATTTCTTAAGCTTACAAGCATGTGA
- a CDS encoding ROK family protein gives MQIGGIEAGGTKFVCAVSEETSRNIIDKVSVPTTDPKETLREVKLFFDKYDIKALGIASFGPIDLDTKSETYGSFLNTPKDKWKHYPLLEQLRANYSIPVFMDTDVNAACLAEYKYGAGRGADTSLYITVGTGIGAGLVQNGSIYQGKNHSEMGHVIIKKHKDDSFDGCCPYHGSCIEGMASGFAIERRYGKTGTELVDNNQVWEIEAYYLAQALMNYYVILRPEKMILGGGVMRQEKLYPLIRQYFTEQMNDYLDAGPVEELIVAPELNDEQGVIGAMELINRGYSNSRQ, from the coding sequence ATGCAAATTGGCGGAATTGAAGCAGGCGGCACAAAATTTGTCTGTGCTGTAAGTGAGGAAACAAGCAGGAACATAATCGATAAAGTCAGTGTTCCTACTACAGACCCGAAAGAAACGTTGAGAGAGGTGAAGCTTTTTTTCGATAAGTATGACATCAAAGCACTCGGCATTGCCTCGTTTGGTCCGATTGACTTAGATACAAAAAGTGAAACCTATGGCAGTTTTTTGAATACACCGAAGGACAAATGGAAGCACTACCCGCTGCTTGAGCAGTTGAGAGCGAATTATAGCATACCCGTCTTTATGGACACGGATGTCAATGCTGCCTGCCTTGCAGAATATAAATACGGCGCAGGACGTGGGGCTGACACCAGTTTATATATTACCGTCGGGACCGGAATTGGCGCGGGTCTCGTGCAAAACGGCAGCATTTATCAGGGGAAGAACCACTCGGAAATGGGTCATGTTATTATTAAAAAACACAAAGACGATTCATTTGACGGTTGCTGTCCGTACCATGGTTCCTGTATTGAAGGCATGGCATCCGGATTTGCGATTGAAAGACGTTATGGCAAGACGGGAACGGAGCTTGTCGACAATAATCAGGTTTGGGAAATCGAAGCCTATTATCTAGCACAAGCGCTTATGAATTACTATGTCATATTGAGGCCGGAAAAAATGATCTTGGGCGGCGGTGTTATGAGACAGGAAAAACTGTACCCGCTCATCCGTCAATATTTCACTGAACAGATGAATGACTATCTTGATGCTGGCCCTGTCGAGGAGCTAATTGTTGCACCTGAACTTAATGACGAACAAGGAGTTATTGGTGCCATGGAGCTGATTAATAGGGGCTATTCCAATAGCCGCCAATAA
- a CDS encoding DHA2 family efflux MFS transporter permease subunit has protein sequence MSNTKSLQEKPPYGMIAILFIGAFVSILNETLLNVALPSIMVEFSVKPTAVQWLSTGYMLINGILIPASAFFIQRFSNRSLFITAMGLFTAGTLLASLSPTFGILLTARMIQAAGSAVMMPLLMNIMLTAFPIEKRGTAMGIFGMVMFVAPALGPTLSGWIVEHYSWRMLFNIVLPFAIITLIYSIFKLKNITPQRAIKLDVFSIVLSSIGFGGLLFGFSSAGDRGWGNPLVYGTIIIGVIALVWFTLRQLKSDDPMLEFRIFKYSMFSLSSIISIVLSIALFSGMILMPIYIQTIRGFSPMDAGLIMLPGAVVMGVMSPIIGRLFDKYGPRTLAITGLTIVVVTTFFFSRLDMEISFMNIIMLFTIRSLGLSMVMMPIMTNGLNQLPMKDNPHGTAMNNTLQQVSGAIGAALLITVMNNRTESSLTELSSTKTDAVSQTQLLNEAMLNGINFSFFVSTLIAALALILAFFVRRVGTDGKIIKK, from the coding sequence ATGAGTAATACGAAATCACTTCAAGAAAAACCACCATATGGTATGATTGCAATATTATTTATTGGTGCGTTTGTATCTATATTAAATGAAACATTACTAAATGTTGCATTACCATCCATTATGGTCGAGTTTTCAGTAAAACCGACTGCGGTGCAATGGCTATCGACAGGGTATATGCTAATTAACGGGATTTTAATACCTGCTAGTGCATTTTTTATTCAACGCTTTTCGAATCGAAGCTTATTTATAACCGCAATGGGATTATTTACAGCAGGTACGCTACTGGCTAGTTTATCACCAACCTTTGGAATTCTTCTTACTGCAAGAATGATTCAAGCAGCTGGATCCGCAGTGATGATGCCATTGTTAATGAATATTATGCTAACTGCTTTTCCAATCGAAAAACGAGGAACAGCAATGGGGATTTTCGGGATGGTCATGTTCGTTGCGCCCGCACTTGGACCGACACTTTCCGGATGGATTGTTGAGCATTACAGCTGGAGAATGCTATTTAATATCGTCTTACCGTTTGCTATCATTACACTCATCTATTCTATTTTTAAATTAAAAAATATTACGCCACAGCGCGCAATCAAACTAGACGTATTTTCCATTGTTTTATCGAGTATTGGTTTCGGAGGTCTTCTATTCGGGTTCAGCTCAGCAGGAGATAGAGGCTGGGGTAATCCACTTGTTTATGGGACGATTATCATCGGTGTAATTGCACTTGTTTGGTTTACGCTTCGTCAATTAAAATCAGATGATCCAATGCTTGAATTCAGGATCTTTAAATACTCAATGTTTTCATTATCATCGATCATTTCCATTGTCCTGTCGATCGCATTATTCTCTGGCATGATTCTAATGCCTATTTATATCCAGACAATCCGTGGGTTTTCACCAATGGATGCTGGGTTAATTATGCTTCCTGGTGCAGTAGTAATGGGAGTTATGTCCCCAATAATCGGGCGACTCTTTGATAAATATGGTCCAAGAACATTAGCGATTACTGGTTTAACCATTGTAGTTGTCACTACATTCTTCTTCAGTCGTCTTGATATGGAGATTTCATTTATGAATATCATTATGTTGTTCACGATTCGCAGCCTAGGGTTATCCATGGTGATGATGCCAATTATGACAAATGGGCTTAATCAGTTACCAATGAAGGATAATCCGCATGGTACAGCGATGAATAATACATTACAGCAAGTATCAGGTGCAATCGGCGCCGCATTGCTAATTACGGTAATGAACAATCGTACAGAATCAAGCTTGACAGAATTAAGTTCAACAAAAACTGATGCAGTATCTCAAACACAGCTATTAAATGAAGCAATGCTAAATGGAATTAACTTCTCTTTCTTTGTTTCAACATTGATTGCAGCACTTGCACTTATTCTTGCCTTTTTCGTACGCAGAGTTGGTACAGATGGGAAGATAATTAAAAAATAA
- a CDS encoding ABC transporter ATP-binding protein → MNMLEAQKLHKSYGNKFNRQEVLKGIDIHVEKGEFVGIMGPSGSGKTTLLNVLSSIDRVSQGTIKIEGKEFTRMKDKQLAEFRKHHLGFIFQDYNLLDTLTVKENIMLPLTVKKVPRDKAEQLFKSIVKELGIEEIQDKYPNEISGGQKQRTSAARAFVHQPSIIFADEPTGALDSKAASDLLNKLSDLNEKLEATIVMVTHDPLAASYCSRFVFIKDGQIFTQLNKGEEARQSFFNDIIKTQGVLGGVQHEY, encoded by the coding sequence ATGAATATGTTGGAAGCGCAGAAACTTCATAAAAGCTATGGTAATAAATTTAATCGGCAAGAAGTTTTAAAGGGTATTGATATTCACGTTGAGAAAGGAGAATTTGTTGGAATCATGGGTCCCTCAGGATCAGGAAAAACGACACTATTAAACGTCCTTTCGTCGATTGACCGTGTCAGTCAAGGAACTATTAAAATAGAAGGTAAAGAATTTACGAGAATGAAGGATAAACAATTAGCTGAATTCCGCAAGCATCACTTAGGATTTATTTTTCAAGACTACAATTTATTAGATACATTAACGGTAAAAGAAAATATTATGCTGCCATTAACGGTGAAAAAAGTTCCTAGAGATAAAGCAGAGCAATTATTTAAATCGATTGTAAAAGAATTAGGGATTGAGGAAATCCAGGATAAATACCCCAATGAAATATCTGGGGGACAGAAGCAGCGCACTTCCGCCGCACGTGCCTTTGTTCATCAACCAAGCATCATCTTTGCAGATGAGCCAACAGGTGCACTTGATTCGAAAGCAGCGTCCGACTTATTAAATAAATTAAGTGATTTGAATGAAAAGCTTGAAGCAACGATTGTGATGGTTACGCATGACCCACTCGCGGCAAGTTATTGCAGCAGATTCGTATTTATTAAGGATGGGCAAATCTTTACGCAATTAAATAAAGGGGAAGAGGCAAGGCAAAGCTTTTTCAATGACATTATTAAAACCCAAGGAGTGCTAGGTGGGGTGCAACATGAGTATTAA
- a CDS encoding PTS sugar transporter subunit IIA, whose protein sequence is MLKNLFKKNEAIKDITILAPVSGELIGLEKVPDPVFAEKMMGDGIAIDPSIGEIFSPVNGKIIQLFPTKHAIGIEAENGAEILIHVGLDTVNLNGEGFTAHVEEGKKVKQGDHLLSFNLEMIRERATGTIIPIIITNTDAFSSIKAENKKQVMAGKDAILLVNK, encoded by the coding sequence ATGCTAAAAAATCTATTTAAGAAAAATGAGGCAATAAAAGACATCACGATTTTGGCACCAGTCAGCGGTGAATTAATTGGTCTGGAAAAAGTCCCCGACCCAGTATTTGCTGAAAAAATGATGGGAGATGGAATCGCAATCGATCCTTCAATTGGTGAAATTTTTTCACCTGTTAACGGGAAAATCATTCAGTTGTTTCCAACAAAGCATGCAATTGGCATCGAAGCAGAAAATGGTGCTGAAATTTTAATTCATGTCGGGCTCGATACGGTTAATCTGAACGGAGAAGGATTTACTGCCCATGTTGAGGAAGGAAAGAAAGTGAAACAGGGTGATCACCTGCTTAGCTTTAATCTGGAGATGATTCGTGAAAGAGCAACAGGGACGATTATCCCTATCATTATTACCAACACGGACGCCTTTAGCTCGATTAAAGCAGAAAATAAAAAACAGGTTATGGCAGGAAAAGACGCCATCCTGTTAGTAAATAAATAA
- a CDS encoding class I SAM-dependent methyltransferase → MTDWNATLYDDKHSFVSNFGEDLVSILKPKNGEHILDVGCGTGDLTFEISKSGAIVTGIDAAYSMIDAAKEKYPDIQFSVQDAEQFTFETKFHAVFSNAAIHWMKNQQKVVENCYDALLPGGRFVAELGGENNIQLIVDAIKEASNRLSIEYDETLFPWVFPRKEEMVEYLTNAGFNVIAIEHYERPTPLVGEDGIRNWLEMFSSNMFKNLTNNEKGSIYRDTERILRPKLYKENGWVADYWRLRFIAEKP, encoded by the coding sequence ATGACAGATTGGAATGCAACACTTTATGATGATAAACACAGTTTTGTTTCAAATTTTGGCGAAGACCTTGTTTCCATACTAAAACCGAAAAATGGGGAACATATTTTAGATGTTGGCTGTGGTACGGGAGATTTAACTTTCGAAATTTCCAAGAGTGGTGCCATTGTAACTGGCATTGATGCTGCATATTCTATGATTGATGCTGCTAAAGAAAAGTATCCTGATATCCAATTTAGTGTTCAGGATGCGGAACAGTTTACATTTGAAACAAAATTTCATGCAGTTTTCTCTAATGCAGCTATTCATTGGATGAAAAACCAGCAAAAAGTTGTTGAAAACTGTTATGATGCTCTACTTCCTGGTGGTCGATTTGTCGCCGAACTAGGTGGAGAAAATAATATTCAATTGATCGTCGATGCTATTAAAGAAGCGTCCAATCGGTTATCTATCGAATATGATGAAACATTATTTCCCTGGGTATTTCCAAGAAAAGAAGAAATGGTGGAGTATCTTACTAACGCTGGTTTCAATGTTATCGCAATCGAGCACTATGAACGTCCGACACCTTTAGTTGGAGAAGATGGGATTCGTAATTGGCTGGAAATGTTTAGCAGTAATATGTTCAAAAACCTTACGAATAATGAAAAAGGATCAATTTATCGTGATACTGAACGTATTTTGCGCCCGAAGCTTTATAAAGAAAATGGTTGGGTTGCTGATTATTGGCGCCTTCGTTTTATTGCTGAAAAGCCTTAA
- a CDS encoding GNAT family N-acetyltransferase: MQLLIQKMTENYAIEILCWKYQKPYDFYNHVLTSDAILELLTNKYFVVLDKYNQLIGYFCTGKSARVPAGERLDAYNGKFVDVGIGMKPELTGKGKGFEFFSTILSFIEENYNNNPIRLTVAAFNERAIHLYEKLGFVKNTEFQRGKIVFIVMIRAENKPMRKDQYMASKLTFETIDEYISQFPNDIQEKLNTLRAIIKDAAPAAQEKISYQMPTFALKGNLIHFAAYKHHIGLYPGASGVAAFEKELAGYKTSKGTVQIPIEEQLPSELIGKIVKFKVDENMNKAEARRKR, from the coding sequence ATGCAATTATTAATTCAAAAAATGACGGAAAATTATGCAATTGAGATTCTTTGCTGGAAATACCAGAAACCATATGACTTTTATAATCACGTTTTAACGAGCGATGCCATATTAGAATTATTAACAAATAAATATTTTGTCGTACTCGATAAATACAATCAATTGATAGGCTATTTCTGTACTGGAAAATCTGCACGAGTGCCAGCTGGTGAACGATTGGATGCTTACAATGGAAAGTTTGTTGATGTCGGTATCGGCATGAAACCGGAACTAACTGGAAAGGGTAAGGGCTTCGAATTCTTTTCCACTATTTTAAGTTTTATTGAAGAGAATTATAACAATAATCCAATAAGGCTGACTGTCGCAGCGTTCAATGAACGAGCAATCCACCTCTATGAAAAACTAGGGTTTGTGAAAAATACAGAATTCCAGAGAGGGAAAATAGTTTTCATTGTGATGATAAGAGCAGAAAATAAACCTATGCGAAAGGATCAATACATGGCAAGCAAACTAACATTTGAAACAATCGATGAATACATAAGCCAATTTCCAAATGATATTCAAGAAAAACTAAATACTTTACGAGCTATTATTAAAGATGCAGCACCAGCTGCGCAAGAAAAGATAAGCTATCAGATGCCTACATTTGCACTTAAAGGCAATCTCATTCACTTTGCCGCATATAAACATCATATTGGATTATACCCCGGTGCAAGTGGGGTAGCAGCTTTTGAAAAAGAGCTAGCGGGATACAAAACATCCAAAGGTACGGTGCAAATTCCAATTGAAGAACAACTCCCATCCGAATTAATAGGCAAGATAGTAAAATTCAAAGTAGATGAGAATATGAATAAGGCAGAAGCTAGAAGAAAAAGATAG